ATCATGGCCCCGGGGGACCTGCTCGGGGTCGAATTGCTGGACCCGCGGCTCCTGCGCGGTGCCGTCCGGCGCGACCAGGACCGCACGGGCGCTGAGGCACCGGGCGCGACGCCGGCACCGCCGCCCGTCCCCGGCGGGCTCAAGGAGCAGGTGGAGGCCCTGGAAGAGCGGCTGCTGCGCGCGGCCCTGGACCGCCACGGCTGGAACAAGAGCCACGCGGCCGAGTCCCTGGGGCTGTCGCGCGTCGGCCTGCGCAACAAGCTGGAGCGCTATGGGCTGGTGCCCAAGACCGATGCCTGAGCGCTTGGTCACGCCGGTCCCGGAAGCACCGCTGCCCAAATGCGCGGGCCATTGACTCCGGGCGCCCGACCTGCCGTGATCCCGTAGGGTGCGCCGTGCGCACCCCGGCGCCCGCAAAGACCCCGGCCGCGGCGTGCAACGGTCTACACTGTCGTCATGTCCGCCCCGGTTACACCCGCCGATACCGCCCGGCATCTGCGCCGACGACGCGAAGCCGCCCAGTCTGAAGGTGCCCGCCGTGCCGCACAGTTGCGCGCCCGGCTGCCCGGCGCCGCCGCCCGCCTACGCGACATCTACGGCGTCACCGGCGTTCGCCTGTTCGGTTCCCTGGCCAACGGCACCTGCCGGGCAGACAGCGATGTGGATCTGGCCGTGACCGGTCTCGATCGGGCGCGTTATTTCGAGGCACTCGCGGACCTGATGGAGATCCTCGGCGCCCCGGTGGACCTGATCCGCATGGAAGAGGCACCGCCGACCCTGAGCGAGCGGATCGAAGTCGAGGGAGGAGCGCTGTGAACACCCTTGTGCAACGCCTGCGGGCCGAGCTCCGGTTCGACCGCGCTGCCTCGTCCAACAAGGCATCCGGCACGCCCCGCTTCTTCAACGCGGCGATCAGTCGCGCCGTGGGTCCGAAGGCTGACTTTGCCTCGTCGCGCCGCAGCCCCTCGCTGATGTAGGACTTGAGCAGCGGTTGGTAACCGGAAAAGCCCTTGTAGGGGGCGATTTCCTTGAGCGACTCCACCACATCCACAGAGATACGCAGGGTGATGCTCGTCATGGGCCGGTCCTTCGACAGCCGCGCCTTGCCCATCGCCGGCCGGCAGGTGGCCGCGGGTCCCAAACCCATGGCGGGCCGTTGGCGGTTGCTCGACCAGGCGCCCGGCGGAGGGGGCCGGTTCCGGATGGAGTTGCCGCAGGGGCGGTGAAATGACAGCCCCCAGTGGGAGCGGCTTCAGCCGCGACGAGGCCAGGGCCGCTTGCGAGGTCTGCGCCGACTCATGAGCTGTTTGGCGCCGCGCTCCTTGAGCTTGCGGCGGGCCCAGTTCAGCGCCTTGACCCCGAGCTCGAGCCCGAGTCCGGCGGGGAGCGCCTCGGCCTGGTCCAGCCAGCCCGGGGCATTGTCGGCGATGCTGCCGAGCAGGCCCTCCTGGTCGGTGAGCAGGTCGTTGAAGGCGCGGTTCAGGTCCTCGGTCGGGTAGGCCAGCCCCCAGTAGGTCAGCAGCGCCACGTCGAAGACGGTGAAGGCGCAGCGCCCGGACTTGCACAGGCTGCGGCGCAACTCCAGCAGGCCGCGGGCGGGCTCGCGCAGCGGTTCCACCGCCAGATCCAGGTCGCCCCAGACCTGCCGCCGCGGGTCCTGCGCGGCGAGGATGGCGCGCAGCCAACGGCACAGGGCACTCTTGCCCGTCCCGCCGACACCGTAGAAGCACAGGAGGTAGTGACGGTCATGGGCCAGGTCCGTGCGGGCGGCCTCAAAGGCGGCGATGGGCCGCTCGCGGTTGGTGAAGATCCGGTTCGCGACCGGGCGGGCGTAGCGGGAGCGGGGCATCGCGGCGTCCCTCCGGCACTGGGGGTGGCGGGGATTATCCCGAGCGCATGGCCCAGCCGCGCGGTTCAGATTTCTGCACTCCCCCCCTTGCGGTAGGCGTCCGCCTCCTCGGCCGTGAGGACACGCGCCTCCTCCTCGAGCATCACCGGGATGTCGTCACGGATCGGGTAGGCCAGGCGGCCGGAGACCGAGATCAGTTCGCCATGCGCCTTGTCGTAGATCAGCGGTCCCTTGGTGACGGGACACACGAGGATTTCCAGCAGATTCTTGTCCAGCATCCTGATTCTCCGGTTTCTTGGGCGTTGCCATCGGGGTTGGGTGGGAGCGGCCGGCGGCGCCGCCGCGGTACCGGTCCGGTGGACCGGGATGATGGCCTCAGAGCCATGCCGCGGTAAAGCGCCGCGTCGCCCTGCGCGAGGGACAATCGACGATGCCTTGCGGGATCACGGGCGCAGCACCCGCCCGGTGCGCCCGTCGCGGATGCTGGAGGGGCGGTCCGCCCCGGCGCAGGCCCCGACGAGGATCAGGTCCGGGCCGCCCGGCAGGTCGCGGCGGACCCTGAAGGCGGAGCGCGCCGGCGGGCGCTCTGCCACATTGGCGCTGGTGGAGACGATGGCCCCGCCGCAGGCGCGGCACAGGCCCGCGGCCAGCGGGTGATTGGTGACCCGTACCGCCAGGGTGTCGAAGCGGCCGCTGAGCCAGCGCGGGGTCTCGGGCCGCACCGGCAGCAGCCAGGTGTGGGGGCCCGGCCAGGAGGCCAGAACCACCGCCATGCGTGGCGGCGGCAGCCAGGCGACGAAGGGGGCCAACTGCTCCGGCCGGGCGGCGATCAGGATCAGACCCTTGGCCGGGTCGCGCC
The DNA window shown above is from Candidatus Thiodictyon syntrophicum and carries:
- a CDS encoding nucleotidyltransferase family protein; this encodes MSAPVTPADTARHLRRRREAAQSEGARRAAQLRARLPGAAARLRDIYGVTGVRLFGSLANGTCRADSDVDLAVTGLDRARYFEALADLMEILGAPVDLIRMEEAPPTLSERIEVEGGAL
- a CDS encoding Trm112 family protein, whose product is MLDKNLLEILVCPVTKGPLIYDKAHGELISVSGRLAYPIRDDIPVMLEEEARVLTAEEADAYRKGGSAEI
- a CDS encoding L-threonylcarbamoyladenylate synthase; amino-acid sequence: MTAPFLNHRLRLAARVIAGGGLVAYPTEAVYGLGCDPWNRAAVMRLLALKRRDPAKGLILIAARPEQLAPFVAWLPPPRMAVVLASWPGPHTWLLPVRPETPRWLSGRFDTLAVRVTNHPLAAGLCRACGGAIVSTSANVAERPPARSAFRVRRDLPGGPDLILVGACAGADRPSSIRDGRTGRVLRP